One genomic window of Sphingopyxis sp. OPL5 includes the following:
- a CDS encoding long-chain fatty acid--CoA ligase, with translation MNGLMQAQQLTTAMLIRHAATNHPRREIVSRGADGALTRSNWRTVERHARHIAAGLADLGLKPGDRVATLAWNRLPHLELYYGVSGAGMVLHTVNPRLFPEQIRYIIDHGGARILCVDADLLPIVEPLLADLPKIERVIVLADQADMPETRIADPISYQSLIGGPSAIAAWHDIDENSASALCYTSGTTGNPKGVLYSHRSTILHAMSALANDSMSLGAADSILVVTPLFHVNAWGIPYSAAMAGSKLVLPGSALDPVSLYELMRDEGVTFSLGVPTIWFAFLDHLERERAIEDRQALKLDRIFTGGAATPRSLIERFRTLLGVETMQAWGMTETSPVATVCRPLAHHADLSDAEQIDLRALQGRSVFGVELRIEDEDGHELPRDGEAAGLLKVRGPWVLNAYHGQPAGSALDSGGWFDTGDVAKIDPDGFLQITDRAKDVIKSGGEWISSIDLENAAVAHPKVAEAAVIGVAHPKWQERPLLLVQLHPGEACTKDEIMAHLADKVARWWLPDDVIFVEELPHTATGKLLKTELRKRHGDHFAAAADAVS, from the coding sequence ATGAACGGCCTGATGCAGGCGCAGCAGCTGACGACGGCGATGCTGATCCGCCACGCGGCGACCAACCATCCGCGGCGTGAAATTGTCTCGCGCGGCGCCGATGGCGCGCTCACCCGCTCGAACTGGCGGACGGTCGAACGCCACGCGCGCCACATCGCTGCGGGCCTTGCCGACCTCGGCCTCAAGCCCGGCGACCGGGTCGCGACGCTGGCATGGAACCGCCTGCCGCATCTCGAACTCTATTATGGCGTCAGCGGTGCCGGCATGGTGCTGCACACCGTCAACCCGCGCCTCTTCCCCGAGCAGATCCGTTACATCATCGACCATGGCGGCGCCCGCATCCTGTGCGTCGACGCCGACCTGCTGCCGATCGTCGAACCGCTGCTCGCCGACCTGCCGAAGATCGAACGCGTAATCGTCCTCGCCGATCAGGCCGACATGCCCGAAACGCGCATCGCCGATCCGATATCCTATCAGAGCCTGATCGGTGGCCCGAGCGCGATCGCCGCATGGCACGATATCGACGAGAATAGCGCCAGCGCGCTTTGCTATACCAGCGGGACGACGGGCAACCCGAAGGGCGTCCTCTACAGCCACCGCTCGACCATCCTCCACGCGATGAGCGCGCTCGCCAACGACAGCATGTCACTCGGCGCCGCGGACTCGATCCTCGTCGTCACCCCGCTCTTCCACGTCAACGCATGGGGTATCCCCTATTCGGCGGCGATGGCGGGATCGAAGCTGGTGCTGCCCGGCTCGGCGCTCGATCCCGTCTCGCTCTATGAGCTGATGCGCGACGAAGGCGTGACCTTCTCGCTCGGCGTGCCGACGATCTGGTTCGCCTTTCTCGACCATCTCGAACGCGAACGCGCGATCGAGGATCGGCAGGCGCTCAAGCTCGACCGCATCTTCACCGGCGGTGCCGCCACCCCGCGCTCGCTGATCGAACGCTTCCGCACCCTGCTCGGGGTCGAGACGATGCAGGCGTGGGGGATGACCGAAACCAGTCCGGTCGCGACCGTGTGCCGCCCGCTCGCGCATCATGCCGACCTGTCCGACGCCGAACAGATCGACCTCCGCGCGCTGCAGGGCCGCTCGGTCTTCGGGGTGGAATTGCGGATCGAGGACGAGGATGGCCACGAACTGCCGCGCGATGGCGAAGCCGCGGGACTGCTCAAGGTCCGTGGTCCGTGGGTGCTCAATGCCTATCACGGCCAGCCGGCGGGCAGCGCGCTCGACTCAGGCGGCTGGTTCGACACCGGCGACGTCGCGAAGATCGACCCTGACGGTTTCCTGCAGATCACCGACCGCGCCAAGGACGTCATCAAGTCGGGCGGCGAATGGATCAGTTCGATCGATCTCGAAAATGCCGCCGTGGCGCATCCGAAAGTCGCCGAGGCCGCCGTGATCGGCGTCGCGCATCCCAAATGGCAGGAACGCCCGCTGCTGCTCGTCCAGCTTCATCCCGGCGAAGCCTGTACGAAGGATGAAATCATGGCGCATCTCGCCGACAAGGTCGCGCGCTGGTGGCTACCCGACGACGTAATTTTCGTCGAGGAATTGCCGCACACCGCGACGGGCAAGCTGCTCAAGACCGAACTCCGCAAGCGCCACGGCGATCATTTCGCCGCGGCAGCGGACGCGGTCAGCTGA
- a CDS encoding DUF3237 domain-containing protein: MGIETLAWEPLFVMRLNVAYDKAQPIGGEGRMGIFPVHGGTFEGPRLRGRVMPDGADWVTWRGDGTMIIDVRTSLETDDGARIAMQYTGLMAPTSPEAAARFARREPGPYEDLYLRTTPRFVTGHPDYDWLNRTVAVANGMRTDDGPMYHVFAIS, from the coding sequence ATGGGGATCGAAACACTGGCGTGGGAGCCGCTGTTCGTGATGCGACTGAACGTCGCTTATGACAAAGCGCAGCCGATCGGCGGCGAGGGCCGGATGGGGATTTTCCCGGTCCACGGAGGCACGTTCGAAGGGCCGCGCCTGCGCGGGCGGGTGATGCCCGATGGCGCCGACTGGGTGACCTGGCGCGGTGACGGCACGATGATCATCGATGTGCGCACATCGCTGGAAACCGACGACGGCGCGCGGATCGCGATGCAGTATACCGGGCTGATGGCGCCGACCTCGCCTGAGGCGGCGGCGCGTTTCGCGCGCCGCGAGCCGGGGCCTTATGAGGATCTCTATCTGCGCACGACGCCGCGCTTCGTCACCGGCCACCCCGATTATGACTGGCTCAACCGGACCGTCGCCGTCGCCAATGGCATGCGCACCGACGACGGCCCGATGTATCACGTCTTCGCGATCAGCTGA
- a CDS encoding nuclear transport factor 2 family protein has translation MSAQTIAALWDREMIRDCLFRYCRGIDRCDEAILRSACWPGGTDDHGAYNGTTDGFVDWAMQALPSIERGIHQIHNILIELRGDEAAVESYFTALQRQPGGEGALVELYMAGRYVDRFEKRAGEWRVADRVVVFDWVDERPAPDKSEAERFAHRKSVGRRWPADPVYALFGTTAKGEA, from the coding sequence ATGTCGGCGCAGACGATTGCCGCGCTTTGGGATCGCGAGATGATCCGCGATTGCCTGTTTCGCTATTGCCGCGGGATCGACCGGTGCGACGAGGCGATATTGCGGTCGGCCTGTTGGCCCGGGGGCACCGACGATCATGGCGCCTATAATGGTACCACCGACGGCTTTGTCGACTGGGCGATGCAGGCGCTGCCGTCGATCGAGCGCGGCATTCACCAGATCCACAATATATTGATCGAGCTGCGCGGCGACGAGGCGGCGGTCGAAAGCTATTTCACCGCCTTGCAGCGCCAGCCCGGCGGCGAAGGCGCGTTGGTCGAGCTTTACATGGCGGGGCGCTATGTCGATCGCTTCGAGAAACGCGCGGGCGAATGGCGGGTCGCCGACCGCGTGGTCGTCTTCGACTGGGTCGACGAACGCCCGGCGCCCGACAAGAGCGAGGCCGAACGGTTCGCGCATCGCAAGTCGGTCGGCAGGCGCTGGCCTGCCGATCCGGTCTACGCGCTGTTCGGTACCACCGCGAAGGGAGAGGCATGA
- a CDS encoding alpha/beta hydrolase, giving the protein MLDPDIAAFAGPPQEMPALTPELVPLLRANMAMMAAAMPGAAIDRVEDFDADGVPVRLYRPASDRPLPLLVFLHGGGWMFGDLDTHDAMTRHLAAASGCAVLGVGYRLAPEHKFPAGLDDAMTAFDWARRSAADLGCDPVRVALGGESAGGNLTAAATLRLRDEGKPQPLFQLLIHPATDMSFSLPSFAEVAAPGLSKPYLDACREYYLGDTPESDPLVSPLLATNHTGLAPAIVLTASEDPLRDDGEYYAAALVRSGVETLACRLPGLPHGFQFLPITIAAVAAANDLIGGLVRRYFACR; this is encoded by the coding sequence ATGCTCGATCCCGATATTGCCGCCTTCGCCGGTCCGCCGCAGGAGATGCCGGCGCTCACGCCCGAACTGGTTCCGCTGCTTCGCGCGAACATGGCGATGATGGCGGCGGCGATGCCGGGGGCCGCTATCGATCGGGTCGAGGATTTCGACGCCGACGGCGTTCCGGTTCGTCTCTACCGCCCCGCTTCCGACCGCCCCTTGCCGCTCCTCGTCTTTCTCCACGGCGGCGGCTGGATGTTCGGCGACCTCGATACGCATGACGCCATGACCCGTCACCTCGCCGCGGCGAGCGGCTGCGCGGTCCTCGGCGTCGGTTATCGCCTCGCGCCCGAGCATAAATTTCCGGCCGGGCTCGACGATGCGATGACCGCCTTCGACTGGGCGCGCCGATCGGCGGCGGACCTCGGCTGCGACCCGGTCCGCGTCGCGCTCGGCGGCGAAAGCGCCGGCGGCAACCTGACCGCCGCGGCGACCCTGCGGCTCCGCGACGAGGGCAAACCGCAACCGCTGTTCCAGCTGCTCATCCACCCCGCGACCGATATGAGCTTTTCCCTGCCATCGTTCGCCGAAGTCGCCGCACCGGGGCTGTCGAAACCCTATCTCGATGCGTGCCGCGAATATTATCTGGGCGATACGCCGGAATCCGATCCGCTCGTCTCGCCGCTGCTGGCCACCAACCATACGGGCCTCGCGCCCGCGATCGTCCTCACCGCGTCCGAAGACCCGCTGCGCGACGACGGCGAATATTATGCCGCGGCGCTGGTCCGGAGCGGGGTCGAAACGCTCGCCTGCCGCCTTCCCGGCCTGCCGCACGGCTTTCAGTTCCTCCCCATCACCATCGCGGCGGTCGCGGCCGCCAATGACTTGATCGGAGGGCTGGTCCGCCGCTACTTCGCCTGTAGATAG
- a CDS encoding LacI family DNA-binding transcriptional regulator yields MSRIGKSERPTMERVAALAGVSKITVSRALRGSDLVRPEVRERIAEVAKQVGYRMNVAARSLRTRETRTIAVVIDHRDPDHQSHTDPLILAIIGGLLEALTPAGYSILLTTNEHFLSSNAVGADGAVMLGQGEGAQRVTEVAAMNLPIVAWGEPVPGVGIKVVGSDNRMGGKLAAEHLVAHGATRLLFLGDMQHPEIAARLEGFREALAASEARLVGALPCPFTPEGAADVVRRALDDGTAFDAIFAASDFIAAGACDALLAHGTTVPGDVAIVGFDDAPIASVHRPSISSIRQDGAAAGRTLGAAIVALIEGNTSTTAHALPVELVARETSR; encoded by the coding sequence ATGAGCAGAATCGGCAAGAGCGAACGACCGACCATGGAAAGGGTCGCGGCGCTGGCCGGTGTCTCCAAGATCACCGTGTCGCGCGCACTGCGCGGCAGCGACCTCGTCCGTCCCGAAGTGCGCGAACGCATCGCAGAGGTGGCGAAGCAGGTCGGCTATCGCATGAACGTCGCGGCGCGCAGCCTGCGGACGCGCGAAACGCGGACGATCGCGGTGGTGATCGACCATCGCGATCCCGACCACCAATCGCACACCGATCCGCTGATCCTCGCGATCATCGGCGGGCTGCTTGAGGCGCTGACCCCGGCGGGCTATTCGATCCTGCTGACGACGAACGAGCATTTCCTGTCGTCCAACGCGGTCGGCGCCGACGGCGCGGTCATGCTGGGTCAGGGCGAAGGCGCGCAGCGGGTGACCGAGGTTGCCGCGATGAACCTGCCGATCGTCGCCTGGGGCGAACCGGTGCCGGGGGTCGGCATCAAGGTGGTGGGCAGCGACAACCGCATGGGCGGCAAGCTCGCCGCCGAGCATCTCGTCGCGCACGGCGCTACGCGCCTGCTGTTCCTCGGCGACATGCAGCATCCCGAGATCGCCGCCCGCCTCGAAGGCTTTCGCGAGGCGCTGGCGGCCAGCGAGGCGCGGCTGGTCGGTGCGCTGCCCTGCCCCTTCACCCCCGAAGGCGCGGCCGATGTCGTCCGCCGCGCGCTCGACGACGGCACGGCGTTCGACGCCATTTTCGCCGCGAGCGACTTCATCGCCGCCGGCGCGTGCGACGCGCTGCTGGCGCATGGCACGACGGTGCCGGGCGACGTCGCGATCGTCGGGTTCGACGATGCGCCGATCGCCAGCGTCCACCGCCCGTCGATCAGTTCGATCCGGCAGGACGGCGCCGCCGCGGGCCGCACCCTCGGCGCGGCGATCGTCGCGCTGATCGAGGGAAATACGAGCACGACCGCGCATGCGCTTCCCGTCGAACTCGTCGCGCGCGAAACGAGCCGCTGA
- a CDS encoding alpha/beta hydrolase: protein MSDIEQFGPWVSTEAKARFAAFLTESATPADLSEARPYFAAYNQRLLDKATARYAVDIAEREIAGVKVYDVVPSGGASGSPVLLCLHGGAFMWGEGPGALLEAVPIAAVAGMRVLAIDYRLAPDHIYPAAVDDIVAVYRAVTETVDPASIGIYGCSAGAVLTTQAVAHCLHQGLPPPGAIGLFHGAPVPFAGDAALAQALFDPRVRSGATPKIEDLPYFSGADLSDPLVLAAGHPELLAHFPPSLLISATRDFAASAVSVMHRRLLAAGVEASFVLFDGLWHAHHMDVDLPESVETYKIVAGFFRKYLG from the coding sequence ATGAGCGATATCGAGCAATTCGGCCCGTGGGTCAGCACGGAAGCGAAAGCGCGGTTTGCCGCTTTCCTGACCGAATCCGCGACTCCGGCGGACCTGTCGGAAGCGCGTCCCTATTTTGCCGCCTACAACCAGCGCCTGCTCGACAAGGCGACGGCCAGATATGCCGTCGATATTGCCGAGCGCGAGATCGCCGGGGTGAAGGTTTATGACGTCGTGCCGTCGGGCGGCGCCTCCGGATCGCCGGTGCTGCTCTGCCTGCACGGCGGCGCGTTCATGTGGGGCGAAGGGCCGGGGGCGCTGCTTGAGGCGGTGCCGATCGCAGCGGTCGCCGGCATGCGCGTGCTCGCGATCGATTACCGCCTGGCGCCCGACCATATCTATCCCGCCGCGGTCGACGATATCGTCGCGGTCTATCGCGCGGTGACCGAAACGGTAGATCCGGCGAGCATCGGCATCTACGGCTGTTCGGCGGGCGCGGTGCTGACGACGCAGGCGGTGGCGCATTGTCTTCATCAGGGCCTGCCGCCGCCCGGCGCCATCGGGCTGTTCCATGGCGCGCCGGTCCCCTTTGCGGGCGATGCGGCGCTGGCGCAGGCCTTATTCGATCCGCGCGTCCGCTCGGGTGCGACCCCGAAGATCGAAGACCTGCCATATTTCTCGGGCGCCGACCTTTCTGATCCGCTGGTGCTGGCGGCCGGGCACCCCGAACTGCTCGCGCATTTCCCGCCGAGCCTGCTGATCTCGGCGACGCGCGATTTTGCCGCGAGCGCGGTGTCGGTGATGCACCGCCGCCTGCTCGCGGCGGGTGTCGAGGCGAGCTTCGTCCTGTTCGACGGGCTGTGGCACGCGCATCATATGGACGTCGACCTGCCCGAATCGGTCGAGACCTATAAGATCGTCGCCGGCTTCTTCCGCAAATATCTCGGCTGA
- a CDS encoding TonB-dependent receptor — translation MSMRSAFLVALACSASLLPAAAFAQADAAPADQPDTSAEDGRGLNDIIVTARRREEKLQDVPIAVTAFTDEALEQKGVTDRTSLADNTPSLFTISGGYPREFAYFALRGQGPAFGSTPGVVNYFAEVPNSVNVDGRVGTYFDLANIQVLAGPQGTLFGKNATGGNILFEPVKPKDEFEGYVRIQLGNYDDRRIEGALNTPIVPDRVLLRIAGEVGRRDGYTKDVGPFFAGKDYDNLAYESFRFGLTLRPTDNVELYTMLRYYHSDNNGGGTVLGAYNPAAGFDATPLGLGFLPVAAFYPGVLTAVAEQQARGPRRVSYDLDQFSETKYWQVINQASVQLTDNIKLRNIVSYSELRTIYGYDYDAMPFPIAGQRGRIPTVAPNFFTEELQLQGTLFDDAVDFSVGGYLDRQSWSDPAGIEQYTFFPIGTLLPTISGFFTQTNKSEAVFGQATVDLGKLSPALTGLSVTGGLRYTWEHSFTSQTIGGPPAVSGSVDSDYPSYTATLDYDVTPGVHVYVTARDAYKSGGVNGPVPIGSAFRTYAPERLSDIEVGLKSQFSLGDVDVRANVAAYRGIYDNIQRTTAEAVQTPAGTVLLNVTRSAAKGKIQGIELNLAVMPVQGLTLNGSYSYIDARYTEVADASAGAILNGAPFPYTPKHKFSVGGSYETSLGSVGDLVLAANYVRQTKVSTAQTNSSFYNFLPAYGLLNGSIGLKDVGGRPIDFTFFVNNLTNEAKPVGVLDQYAQSSGMVGLTYSEPRMYGVRIGYRFGN, via the coding sequence ATGTCGATGCGTTCCGCCTTTCTTGTCGCACTGGCTTGCAGCGCCAGCTTGCTGCCCGCCGCCGCGTTCGCGCAGGCCGATGCGGCGCCCGCCGACCAGCCGGACACGTCGGCCGAAGACGGTCGCGGCCTCAATGACATCATCGTCACCGCGCGGCGCCGCGAAGAAAAGCTGCAGGACGTGCCGATCGCCGTCACCGCCTTTACCGACGAGGCGCTTGAGCAAAAAGGGGTCACCGACCGCACCTCGCTCGCCGACAACACGCCTTCGCTGTTCACGATCAGCGGCGGCTACCCGCGCGAGTTCGCCTATTTTGCGCTGCGCGGCCAGGGGCCGGCGTTCGGCTCGACCCCCGGCGTGGTCAATTATTTCGCCGAGGTCCCGAACAGCGTCAACGTCGACGGCCGCGTCGGCACCTATTTCGACCTCGCCAACATCCAGGTGCTCGCGGGGCCGCAGGGTACGTTGTTCGGCAAGAATGCGACCGGCGGCAACATATTGTTCGAACCGGTCAAGCCGAAGGACGAGTTCGAGGGTTATGTCCGCATCCAGCTCGGCAATTATGACGACCGCCGGATCGAGGGCGCGCTCAACACGCCGATCGTCCCCGACCGCGTGCTGCTGCGCATCGCGGGCGAGGTCGGCCGCCGCGACGGCTATACCAAGGACGTCGGCCCGTTCTTCGCGGGCAAGGATTATGACAATCTCGCCTATGAAAGCTTCCGCTTCGGGCTGACCCTGCGCCCGACCGACAATGTCGAACTTTATACGATGCTGCGCTATTATCACTCGGACAACAATGGCGGCGGCACCGTGCTCGGCGCGTACAACCCGGCGGCGGGTTTCGACGCCACGCCGCTGGGGCTGGGCTTCCTGCCGGTGGCGGCCTTCTATCCAGGCGTGCTGACCGCGGTCGCCGAACAGCAGGCGCGCGGCCCGCGCCGCGTCTCCTATGACCTCGACCAATTCTCGGAGACGAAATATTGGCAGGTCATCAACCAGGCGTCGGTCCAGCTGACCGACAACATCAAGCTGCGCAACATCGTCAGCTATTCGGAGCTGCGCACGATCTACGGCTATGATTATGACGCGATGCCCTTCCCGATCGCCGGGCAGCGCGGGCGCATCCCGACCGTCGCACCCAATTTCTTCACCGAGGAACTGCAGCTGCAGGGCACTTTGTTCGACGACGCGGTCGATTTCTCGGTCGGCGGCTATCTCGACCGCCAGAGCTGGAGCGATCCCGCGGGGATCGAACAATATACTTTCTTCCCCATCGGCACCCTGCTTCCGACGATCTCGGGCTTCTTCACCCAGACGAACAAGAGCGAGGCGGTCTTCGGGCAGGCGACCGTCGACCTCGGCAAATTGTCCCCTGCGCTGACCGGGCTCAGTGTCACCGGTGGCCTCCGCTACACCTGGGAACATAGCTTCACCTCGCAGACGATCGGCGGTCCGCCCGCGGTCTCGGGCTCGGTCGACAGCGATTATCCGAGCTACACCGCGACCCTCGACTATGATGTGACACCCGGCGTCCATGTCTATGTCACCGCGCGCGACGCGTATAAGTCGGGCGGCGTCAACGGCCCGGTGCCGATCGGGTCGGCATTCCGCACCTATGCACCCGAACGCCTCTCCGACATCGAGGTCGGGCTGAAATCGCAATTCTCGCTCGGCGACGTCGACGTTCGCGCCAATGTCGCTGCCTATCGCGGCATCTACGACAATATCCAGCGCACCACCGCGGAAGCGGTGCAGACGCCCGCGGGCACCGTGCTGCTCAACGTCACCCGCAGCGCGGCGAAGGGCAAGATCCAGGGGATCGAGCTGAACCTCGCGGTCATGCCGGTGCAGGGGCTGACGCTCAACGGCAGCTATTCCTACATCGACGCGCGCTACACCGAAGTGGCGGATGCGAGCGCGGGGGCCATCTTGAACGGCGCGCCCTTCCCTTACACCCCCAAGCATAAATTCTCGGTCGGCGGCTCGTACGAGACCTCGCTCGGCAGCGTGGGCGACCTGGTGCTCGCGGCCAATTATGTGCGTCAGACCAAGGTTTCGACCGCGCAGACCAACAGCAGCTTCTATAATTTCCTTCCCGCCTATGGCCTGCTCAACGGCAGCATCGGACTGAAGGACGTCGGCGGGCGGCCGATCGACTTCACATTCTTCGTCAACAACCTGACCAACGAGGCGAAGCCGGTCGGGGTGCTCGACCAATATGCCCAGTCGTCGGGCATGGTAGGGCTGACCTATAGCGAGCCGCGGATGTACGGGGTGCGGATCGGCTATCGGTTCGGGAACTGA
- a CDS encoding alpha/beta hydrolase: MADRPVQPPFAPTVSEEARAAMAPLLAAGSAPEMTATLMRNTITRKAVRAAAANHLRPLNKSRARRFDVAVSKDKIAGVPVKLVRRRASEAAADQRLLINFHGGGFMVDSGSETETIPIAGLTGISVVTVMYRMAPEHPFPAAVDDALAVYTDALSQRPATAIGIYGTSAGAVLTGQLLARIKAEGLPMPAAAGVFSGSADLALVSDCEAFLPSIMGARTAPDTLADYSAGTERTDPLLSPLYGDLSGLPPTLLMTSTRDQLLSQTVRFHLALRKAGVDADLMVYEGMLHAFWAYMECPETEDALAAQAAFFSRHLAR, from the coding sequence ATGGCAGACCGCCCCGTGCAACCACCCTTCGCGCCGACCGTCAGCGAAGAAGCGCGCGCCGCCATGGCGCCGTTGCTGGCGGCCGGCTCGGCACCCGAGATGACCGCGACGCTGATGCGCAACACGATCACGCGCAAGGCGGTCCGCGCCGCCGCCGCCAATCATCTGAGGCCGCTGAACAAGAGCCGCGCCAGGCGCTTCGACGTCGCGGTGAGCAAGGACAAGATCGCGGGCGTGCCGGTCAAGCTCGTCCGGCGCCGGGCAAGCGAAGCGGCCGCGGACCAGCGGCTGCTGATCAACTTCCACGGCGGCGGCTTCATGGTCGATTCGGGGTCGGAGACCGAGACGATCCCGATCGCCGGGCTGACCGGGATATCGGTCGTCACGGTGATGTACCGCATGGCGCCCGAACACCCCTTCCCCGCCGCGGTCGACGATGCGCTGGCGGTCTACACCGATGCTCTCTCGCAGCGACCGGCGACCGCGATCGGCATTTACGGCACCTCCGCCGGCGCCGTTCTGACGGGACAGCTTCTGGCACGGATCAAGGCCGAAGGCCTGCCGATGCCCGCAGCGGCGGGCGTCTTTTCCGGCTCGGCGGACCTCGCGCTGGTCAGCGATTGCGAAGCCTTTCTGCCGTCGATCATGGGCGCACGGACCGCGCCCGACACATTGGCCGACTATAGCGCCGGGACCGAGCGCACCGACCCGCTGCTGTCGCCGCTCTATGGCGACCTGTCCGGCCTGCCGCCGACGCTGCTGATGACCAGCACCCGCGACCAGTTGCTCAGCCAGACCGTGCGCTTCCATCTGGCGCTGCGCAAGGCCGGGGTCGATGCCGACCTGATGGTCTATGAGGGCATGCTCCATGCCTTCTGGGCTTATATGGAATGCCCGGAAACCGAAGACGCGCTCGCGGCGCAGGCCGCCTTTTTCAGCCGCCACCTGGCCCGCTGA
- the treF gene encoding alpha,alpha-trehalase TreF: MRPDPSPADLFGPLLAKVQERAILPDGKTFVDALPKRPVAEIMRDFAGLPAGDDALRAFIADNFDLPATTETAGRTASAQPVRARIGAMWKELARAPDDLVTGGSALPVQHRHVVPGGRFREIYYWDSFFTMLGLVRDGELELANGIVDAMTDLIEAHGHVPNGTRTYYLGRSQPPLFHMMVELLDDRRPDVAARRLSAMKREHGWWMAGTDELAPGRCAARGARLADGRLLNRYWDPRDTPRDESWREDVATAAKSGRPAGEVYRDLRAGAESGWDFSSRWLGDGTLASIRTTAIAPVDLNAFLFGLETAIAASPDAEAGRYARLAEQRRDAMNRHLWDAEGGYFADHDIDSGALRTPLTAAALAPLAVGAATQEQADSTARVVASHLVAPGGLRTTLVETGEQWDRPNGWAPLQWIGVAGLKRYGHDALARDIASRWVDTVGATFARTGLLFEKYDIEAATVGGGGEYEAQIGFGWTNGVTADFIDGYALLPSGK, from the coding sequence ATGCGCCCCGACCCCAGTCCCGCCGACCTGTTCGGCCCGCTCCTCGCCAAGGTACAGGAGCGCGCGATCCTGCCCGACGGCAAGACCTTCGTCGACGCGCTGCCGAAGCGCCCGGTCGCCGAGATCATGCGCGACTTCGCCGGCCTGCCCGCTGGCGACGACGCGCTGCGCGCCTTTATCGCGGACAATTTCGATCTGCCCGCGACCACCGAAACCGCAGGACGCACGGCCTCCGCCCAGCCCGTCCGCGCGCGGATCGGCGCGATGTGGAAAGAACTGGCGCGCGCACCCGATGACCTTGTTACAGGCGGGTCGGCACTGCCCGTCCAGCACCGGCACGTCGTACCGGGCGGACGCTTCCGCGAAATCTATTATTGGGACAGCTTCTTTACCATGCTCGGCCTCGTCCGCGACGGCGAGCTCGAACTCGCCAACGGCATCGTCGACGCGATGACCGACCTGATCGAGGCGCATGGCCATGTCCCCAACGGGACGCGGACCTATTATCTCGGCCGGTCGCAGCCGCCGCTGTTTCACATGATGGTCGAATTGCTCGACGACCGCCGTCCCGATGTCGCCGCGCGGCGATTGTCGGCGATGAAGCGCGAACATGGCTGGTGGATGGCTGGCACCGACGAACTGGCGCCCGGTCGGTGCGCGGCGCGCGGCGCGCGGCTGGCGGACGGGCGGCTGCTCAACCGCTATTGGGATCCGCGCGACACACCGCGCGACGAAAGCTGGCGCGAAGATGTCGCGACCGCCGCAAAAAGCGGCCGCCCTGCCGGAGAGGTCTACCGCGACCTGCGCGCCGGGGCCGAAAGCGGCTGGGATTTCTCGTCGCGCTGGCTGGGCGACGGCACGCTCGCGTCGATCCGGACGACGGCGATCGCCCCGGTCGACCTCAACGCCTTTCTGTTCGGTCTCGAAACCGCGATCGCCGCGAGCCCGGACGCCGAGGCCGGTCGCTACGCCCGACTGGCGGAGCAGCGGCGCGACGCGATGAACCGCCACTTGTGGGACGCCGAGGGCGGCTATTTCGCCGACCATGACATCGACAGCGGCGCATTGCGCACGCCGCTCACCGCCGCCGCGCTCGCCCCGCTCGCCGTCGGTGCCGCGACGCAGGAGCAAGCCGACAGCACCGCCCGCGTGGTCGCAAGCCACCTTGTCGCGCCCGGCGGCCTGCGCACGACGCTCGTCGAGACCGGCGAGCAATGGGACCGCCCGAACGGCTGGGCGCCGCTGCAATGGATCGGCGTCGCGGGTCTGAAACGCTATGGCCATGACGCGCTGGCACGCGACATCGCCAGCCGCTGGGTCGACACGGTCGGCGCGACCTTCGCCCGCACCGGCTTACTGTTCGAGAAATATGACATCGAAGCGGCCACCGTCGGCGGCGGCGGCGAATATGAGGCGCAGATCGGTTTTGGCTGGACGAACGGCGTCACAGCCGATTTTATCGACGGCTACGCGCTCCTGCCCTCCGGCAAGTGA